One window of the Natronomonas marina genome contains the following:
- a CDS encoding ABC transporter ATP-binding protein, which translates to MSESDDPPVDGGDAPVQTNVPDDVEVDPEAGDSSVEEEAKEMPRGLPLRVQNLQKRFGGITAIDGASFEVEEGSLTGLIGPNGAGKSTTFNCITGIHEPDGGTVLFQGEDITGLKPYDVANRGLVRTFQIARELEEMTVLENLMLAPQGQKGERLTYAVTPGLRKSVKRDEEAIREEVWETLELFEIDHLAEEYAGNLSGGQRKLLEMARAIMTDPAMLMLDEPFAGVNPTLEEKLLDRIHELTERGYTFLLVEHDMDLIMEHCEHIIVMHQGDVLAEGTADDIRGNEQVVEAYLGEDI; encoded by the coding sequence ATGAGTGAATCGGACGACCCGCCCGTCGACGGTGGCGACGCGCCGGTCCAGACGAACGTTCCGGACGACGTCGAGGTCGACCCCGAAGCCGGCGACTCCAGCGTCGAGGAGGAGGCCAAAGAGATGCCCCGTGGGCTCCCACTCCGCGTCCAGAACCTCCAGAAACGGTTCGGCGGCATCACCGCGATAGATGGCGCAAGCTTCGAGGTCGAGGAAGGATCGCTCACCGGCCTCATCGGCCCGAACGGCGCCGGGAAGTCAACGACGTTCAATTGCATCACCGGCATCCACGAGCCCGATGGCGGTACGGTGCTCTTCCAGGGCGAAGACATCACCGGCCTGAAACCGTATGATGTCGCCAACCGCGGACTCGTCAGAACCTTCCAGATCGCCCGGGAACTCGAGGAGATGACCGTCCTCGAGAACCTGATGCTCGCCCCGCAGGGCCAGAAGGGCGAGCGCCTCACGTACGCGGTCACGCCGGGGCTCCGCAAAAGCGTCAAGCGCGACGAGGAGGCGATCCGCGAGGAGGTCTGGGAGACGCTCGAACTGTTCGAGATCGACCACCTCGCCGAGGAGTACGCCGGCAACCTCTCGGGTGGCCAGCGGAAGCTCCTCGAGATGGCACGCGCCATCATGACCGACCCAGCGATGTTGATGCTGGACGAGCCCTTCGCCGGTGTCAACCCGACGCTCGAGGAGAAGCTACTCGACCGGATCCACGAACTCACCGAACGGGGCTATACGTTCCTGCTGGTTGAACACGACATGGACCTCATCATGGAGCACTGCGAACATATCATCGTCATGCAC
- a CDS encoding PQQ-binding-like beta-propeller repeat protein, with translation MTARGRRRRVLLAVGLFVAAVAVLVAATGGVAATPDAGATNDTVGTESVQGADDRTRVDPTTAWPRRATGHVFMEYPNGNTGVCSAATISETVILTAAHCVYNSTTNEWANETLVFRPARHNASTAPYGSADWTHIVTYKNWTDSGNNDYDVAIVQLDRPIGKVVGYMGRVAAPSNHPLYSGWVNLNQYPADKPFGTMWFDSNKTGTSLTGDGKHIRHNADTAGGSSGSALYKYYSGNGGCPPWASCPGRYTAGVHTYAGNFANRLTPSKFADIEYWMNTVVDESLVDDNADLVDDGPRWTDLDDSTVSPGGSVGVSHDVRNIGTSRVSNSRASGSGADFTVEYYLSTLDDGVDSFDTKVDERTVSADVAPFDYANVDTDVDIPSDTIEDDYYVCYEIDADAEVTEFDTDNNDACTDEQVTVSSTTTEAVETDGATVYVGSNDTSLYAVDADTGQAAWTFTEPAGQVIGSPTVVDGTVYVGTGVAETDTPGALYAIDADTGDKEWEFTVTDRVFTSSPTVVDGTIYLGGTEANESQSLGEGNGELYAVDAATGQKQWEYTDTRGAVISSPNVDDGTVYVGSFNATAQNGTLHAVDAGTGQQEWVYSGPNSFVFSSPTVHDGTVYVASDGVYAVDAATGAEEWSFVDVSFIDSSPTVANGSVFVGTWDETVYAFDAATGTPEWSFHEPSGIVSSSPTYSNGTVYVGSDDTALYAVDAASGTQEWRFNGSTDYVRSSPTVRDGTVFVGSNDGNLYAVDASSGQEAWSYSGVGEIGVSSPTVVADPAGGDSVGTRVALRTLGHHNESTTDGGTQVDKSQLTYLQQVAKSPWATPPTGNVDPVDPPPFAPFSGTATRGIAIDENGNVQTFQLPGQRITAAAPGDEGLLENRDAIADDGSTDRSGTTGFVGLGVPQYANDDGVVDNDGLRTAVDDWRVQNTSTVTLRDTVDVWRTGETVTVG, from the coding sequence GTGACGGCGCGCGGCCGACGGCGGCGGGTCCTCCTCGCCGTGGGCCTCTTCGTCGCCGCGGTCGCCGTCCTCGTGGCCGCGACGGGCGGCGTCGCCGCCACGCCCGACGCGGGTGCGACCAACGACACCGTCGGTACCGAGTCCGTCCAGGGCGCGGACGACCGGACCCGGGTGGACCCGACGACGGCGTGGCCGCGGCGGGCGACCGGCCACGTCTTCATGGAGTACCCCAACGGGAACACTGGCGTCTGCTCGGCGGCGACCATCTCCGAGACGGTCATCCTGACGGCGGCCCACTGCGTCTACAACTCCACCACGAACGAGTGGGCCAACGAGACGCTGGTCTTCCGGCCGGCGCGGCACAACGCCTCGACGGCGCCGTACGGCTCCGCCGACTGGACCCACATCGTGACGTACAAGAACTGGACCGACAGCGGCAACAACGACTACGACGTCGCCATCGTCCAGCTCGACCGGCCGATCGGCAAGGTCGTCGGCTACATGGGCCGGGTGGCCGCCCCCTCGAACCACCCGCTGTACTCGGGGTGGGTGAACCTCAACCAGTATCCGGCCGACAAGCCCTTCGGGACGATGTGGTTCGACTCCAACAAGACGGGCACCTCCCTCACGGGCGACGGCAAGCACATCAGGCACAACGCCGACACCGCCGGCGGGTCCAGCGGGAGCGCCCTCTACAAGTACTACTCCGGGAACGGCGGCTGTCCCCCGTGGGCGTCCTGTCCCGGTCGGTACACCGCGGGCGTCCACACCTACGCCGGCAACTTCGCCAACCGGCTCACCCCCTCGAAGTTCGCGGACATCGAGTACTGGATGAACACCGTCGTCGACGAGAGCCTGGTCGACGATAACGCCGACCTGGTCGACGACGGCCCCCGGTGGACCGACCTCGACGACTCGACGGTCTCGCCCGGCGGCAGCGTCGGCGTCAGTCACGACGTCCGCAACATCGGCACCTCGCGGGTCTCCAACAGCCGCGCCTCGGGGTCGGGAGCCGACTTCACCGTCGAGTACTACCTCTCGACCCTCGACGACGGCGTCGACAGCTTCGACACGAAGGTCGACGAGCGGACCGTCTCCGCCGACGTCGCTCCGTTCGACTACGCGAACGTCGACACGGACGTCGACATTCCCTCCGATACGATCGAGGACGACTACTACGTCTGCTACGAGATAGACGCCGACGCCGAGGTCACGGAGTTCGACACCGACAACAACGACGCCTGCACCGACGAGCAGGTCACCGTCTCCTCGACGACGACCGAGGCGGTCGAGACCGACGGCGCCACCGTCTACGTCGGCTCCAACGACACCAGCCTGTACGCGGTCGACGCCGACACCGGCCAGGCGGCCTGGACGTTCACGGAACCGGCCGGGCAGGTCATCGGGTCGCCGACCGTCGTCGACGGGACGGTCTACGTCGGCACCGGCGTCGCCGAAACCGACACTCCCGGGGCGCTGTACGCCATCGACGCCGACACCGGCGACAAGGAGTGGGAGTTCACGGTGACGGACCGGGTCTTCACCTCCTCGCCGACCGTCGTCGACGGAACGATTTACCTCGGCGGCACCGAGGCCAACGAGAGCCAGAGCCTCGGCGAGGGGAACGGCGAACTGTACGCCGTCGACGCAGCGACCGGACAGAAGCAGTGGGAGTACACCGACACCAGGGGCGCCGTCATCAGTTCGCCCAACGTCGACGACGGCACCGTCTACGTCGGCTCCTTCAACGCGACCGCCCAGAACGGAACGCTACACGCCGTCGACGCCGGCACGGGCCAACAGGAGTGGGTCTACAGTGGCCCCAACTCGTTCGTCTTCTCGTCGCCGACGGTCCACGACGGCACGGTGTACGTCGCCTCCGACGGCGTCTACGCCGTCGACGCGGCCACCGGCGCCGAGGAGTGGTCCTTCGTCGACGTCTCCTTCATCGACTCCTCGCCGACGGTCGCCAACGGCTCGGTGTTCGTCGGCACATGGGACGAAACGGTCTACGCCTTCGACGCCGCCACCGGCACGCCCGAGTGGAGCTTCCACGAGCCGAGCGGTATCGTCAGTTCCTCGCCCACCTACTCGAACGGCACCGTCTACGTCGGCTCCGACGACACGGCGCTGTACGCCGTCGACGCGGCGTCGGGCACCCAGGAGTGGCGGTTCAACGGGTCGACCGACTACGTCCGCTCGTCACCGACCGTCCGGGACGGAACCGTCTTCGTCGGCTCCAACGACGGCAACCTCTACGCCGTCGACGCCTCGTCCGGTCAGGAGGCCTGGAGTTACTCGGGGGTCGGCGAGATCGGCGTCTCCTCGCCCACCGTCGTCGCGGACCCAGCCGGCGGCGACAGCGTCGGCACGCGGGTGGCACTCCGGACGCTCGGCCACCACAACGAGTCGACGACCGACGGCGGCACGCAGGTGGACAAGTCCCAGCTGACCTACCTCCAGCAGGTCGCAAAGAGCCCGTGGGCGACGCCGCCGACGGGGAACGTCGACCCCGTCGACCCGCCGCCCTTTGCGCCCTTCTCGGGGACGGCCACCCGCGGCATCGCCATCGACGAGAACGGCAACGTCCAGACGTTCCAGTTGCCGGGCCAGCGAATCACCGCCGCCGCCCCCGGCGACGAGGGCCTGCTGGAGAACCGCGACGCCATCGCCGACGACGGCAGCACGGACCGCAGCGGCACCACTGGCTTCGTGGGACTCGGCGTCCCCCAGTACGCCAACGACGACGGCGTCGTCGACAACGACGGCCTGCGGACCGCCGTCGACGACTGGCGCGTCCAGAACACCTCGACGGTCACGCTCCGGGACACCGTCGACGTCTGGCGGACGGGCGAGACCGTCACCGTCGGGTGA
- a CDS encoding branched-chain amino acid ABC transporter permease, protein MGVTRQLRALAPFVMAAALGYLLVDLVAKLAGVTVDPGGVFLLGGHIAVSSVFKFIANGLILGLIIGLAGVGLSMTYSILNFANFAHGDYLTVGAFSGWTAAYIVALVTLGLEQPFGRLFLLDVPSVVSIAKSPLAVVVGLAVSAAFAVGLALALDRVVYKPMRNRGGIPLLIASIGVALFLRYSIVFVWGTSTRGVTAVGADSLPSFSIPIVDGTYTLNLHEITMVVAAVALMLGVHILLQFTKLGKAMRAMADNKALAQVTGIPTERVVRATWIIGGGLAGMAGFLIILNRGVLSFNFGWRLLLFIFSGVILGGIGSVYGAIGGGIIIGIASRMALVWIPSEFARVAAFMVMILVLLFRPSGLFGGVTTA, encoded by the coding sequence ATGGGTGTAACTAGGCAACTTCGAGCGCTGGCGCCGTTCGTCATGGCGGCCGCACTTGGCTACCTCCTCGTCGACCTGGTGGCCAAGCTCGCCGGCGTGACCGTCGACCCCGGCGGGGTCTTCCTGCTCGGCGGTCACATCGCCGTCTCGTCCGTGTTCAAGTTCATCGCCAACGGCCTGATCCTCGGGCTGATAATCGGGCTGGCCGGAGTCGGGCTCTCTATGACGTACAGCATCCTGAACTTCGCAAACTTCGCCCACGGCGACTACCTCACCGTCGGGGCCTTCTCCGGATGGACCGCCGCCTACATCGTCGCGCTGGTCACCCTCGGCCTCGAGCAGCCGTTCGGTCGGCTGTTCCTCCTTGACGTCCCATCCGTCGTGTCCATCGCCAAGTCACCGCTGGCCGTGGTCGTCGGACTCGCGGTCTCGGCCGCCTTCGCGGTCGGTCTGGCGCTGGCGCTGGACCGCGTCGTGTACAAACCGATGCGTAACCGCGGCGGCATCCCACTCCTCATCGCGTCCATCGGGGTCGCCCTGTTCCTCCGGTACAGCATCGTGTTCGTCTGGGGCACGAGTACCCGCGGCGTCACCGCCGTCGGCGCGGATTCCCTCCCGTCGTTTTCGATCCCTATCGTGGACGGGACATACACACTCAACCTCCACGAGATCACGATGGTCGTCGCCGCGGTCGCACTCATGCTTGGGGTGCACATCCTCCTGCAGTTCACCAAGCTCGGGAAGGCCATGCGCGCGATGGCCGATAACAAGGCCCTCGCCCAGGTGACGGGTATCCCCACCGAGCGCGTCGTGCGGGCGACCTGGATCATCGGCGGCGGCCTCGCCGGCATGGCCGGGTTCCTCATCATCCTCAATCGTGGCGTCCTCTCGTTTAACTTCGGCTGGCGGCTCCTGCTATTCATCTTCTCCGGCGTCATTCTCGGCGGCATCGGGTCGGTGTACGGCGCCATCGGCGGCGGGATCATCATCGGGATCGCCTCCCGGATGGCGCTCGTCTGGATCCCCTCCGAGTTCGCCCGCGTCGCCGCATTCATGGTCATGATCCTCGTGTTGCTGTTCCGGCCATCCGGCCTCTTCGGGGGGGTGACAACCGCATGA
- a CDS encoding GNAT family N-acetyltransferase → MADLWVELAADQRRHGSHLLAAENRDRIHETMLQHVVTDTTLVARRTDGGAVVGFVTFGLESESYTQEVARGVVHNVYVREGDRDEGVGSALLAAAEATLGEYGVDAVGLEAMADNDAARRFYRRHGYTPHRVELEKSLESDSLTTDDG, encoded by the coding sequence ATGGCGGACCTGTGGGTCGAACTGGCGGCCGACCAGCGACGCCACGGGTCGCATCTGCTGGCCGCCGAGAACCGCGACCGCATCCACGAGACGATGCTCCAGCACGTCGTCACCGACACCACCCTCGTCGCCCGCCGAACGGACGGCGGTGCGGTCGTCGGCTTCGTCACGTTCGGCCTCGAATCCGAGAGCTACACCCAGGAGGTCGCCCGCGGGGTCGTCCACAACGTCTACGTCCGCGAGGGCGACCGCGACGAGGGCGTCGGCAGCGCGCTGCTTGCGGCCGCCGAAGCGACTCTCGGCGAGTACGGCGTCGACGCCGTCGGCCTGGAGGCGATGGCCGACAACGACGCCGCCCGCCGGTTCTACCGCCGGCACGGCTACACCCCACACCGGGTCGAACTCGAGAAGTCGCTCGAAAGCGATAGCCTCACAACGGACGACGGCTAA
- a CDS encoding branched-chain amino acid ABC transporter permease, producing MSIGQALWQAIPSAIREDDTRLIVAILVVVSIGYMLTGGLQAFLADQSELANAMANSMRFILLTATAYALLTLALNLHWGYTGLFNIGVAGFMAVGTYTAYILAAPPGGRPAPGLGLPVPVAILGGVIAAGLVGGIVALPALQLDADYFAIVTVGFSEIVRLSIQASTFSGTVQDPNLDTYNVVNILGFKFGTGGGRGISSPIGPVTDPLFEGSPPPAQPLLDITSQFGIGTTVVKGLVYVVFLLLFFLTTYYVVSQRLGNSPFGRVLKAIREDETVAQSLGKDTRWFKIKVFMLGAAMMGLAGILWRGRAGYINPPAFRPLITFYVFTALIIGGAGSNTGSVIGAIAFTSLLLNGPRRVAGLINGAFGGLPTPSDFWVAASSLDPIMYLGFIVSESSTLKFLVVGVVIVYLMQNRPEGLMGHRKDIASSIDLSDRPDTTDGGRMPTDDGGDSDE from the coding sequence ATGAGCATCGGTCAGGCCCTCTGGCAAGCGATCCCGTCGGCGATCCGGGAGGACGACACCCGACTCATCGTCGCCATCCTGGTCGTGGTGTCGATCGGGTACATGCTCACCGGCGGCCTGCAGGCGTTCCTCGCCGACCAGTCCGAACTGGCGAACGCGATGGCGAACTCGATGCGGTTCATCCTCCTGACGGCGACCGCCTACGCCCTCCTCACGCTCGCGTTGAACCTCCACTGGGGATACACCGGCCTGTTCAACATCGGTGTCGCCGGGTTCATGGCAGTCGGGACCTACACCGCGTACATCCTGGCCGCACCGCCAGGCGGCCGACCCGCTCCGGGCCTCGGTCTCCCGGTGCCGGTCGCCATCCTCGGCGGTGTTATCGCCGCCGGGCTCGTGGGCGGCATCGTTGCGCTCCCCGCGCTCCAGCTCGACGCGGACTACTTCGCGATCGTCACGGTGGGCTTTTCGGAGATCGTGCGGTTGAGCATCCAGGCGAGCACCTTCTCCGGGACCGTCCAGGACCCGAACCTCGACACCTACAACGTCGTCAACATCCTCGGGTTCAAGTTCGGGACCGGCGGCGGTCGTGGCATAAGCTCGCCGATCGGCCCCGTGACCGACCCGCTCTTCGAGGGCTCACCACCGCCAGCCCAACCGCTCTTGGACATTACCAGTCAGTTCGGGATCGGGACCACCGTCGTAAAGGGGCTCGTCTATGTCGTGTTCCTCTTGCTTTTCTTCCTCACGACCTACTACGTGGTCTCCCAGCGACTCGGGAACTCGCCGTTCGGTCGCGTCTTGAAGGCGATCCGGGAGGACGAAACCGTCGCCCAATCGCTCGGGAAGGACACCCGCTGGTTCAAGATCAAGGTGTTCATGCTCGGTGCTGCGATGATGGGCCTCGCCGGTATCCTCTGGCGTGGTCGCGCCGGCTACATCAACCCGCCGGCGTTCAGGCCGCTCATCACCTTCTACGTGTTCACGGCACTCATCATTGGCGGCGCCGGGTCGAACACTGGGAGCGTGATCGGAGCCATCGCGTTCACCTCACTGCTGTTGAACGGGCCGCGCCGAGTGGCGGGCCTGATCAACGGCGCCTTCGGCGGACTCCCGACCCCGTCGGACTTCTGGGTGGCCGCGAGTTCGCTGGACCCGATCATGTATCTCGGATTCATCGTCTCCGAGAGCTCCACGTTGAAGTTCCTCGTGGTCGGCGTCGTTATCGTCTACCTGATGCAGAACCGGCCCGAGGGGTTGATGGGCCATCGGAAGGATATCGCCTCCAGCATCGATCTCTCCGACCGGCCCGACACGACCGACGGCGGGCGCATGCCCACCGATGACGGAGGTGACTCCGATGAGTGA
- a CDS encoding phosphoglycerate kinase codes for MIRTLDDLDAEGAALGVRVDINSPLGRDGLADDARLRAHVDTIDECCGLGARVALLAHQGRPGGDEFSDLSAHADRLDDLLDAPVGYCDATFTAAARDSVAALEDGEAVLLENTRFYSEEYMSFEPDVAAETFLVSRLAPALDAYVNDAFAAAHRSQPSIVGFPTALDAYAGRVMERELDVLGNIEESPEPRVYVLGGAKVEDSIDVARSVLERGLADSVLTAGIVGNAFLLADGVSLGAASAGVVNERSHKAVKAAGDLLDDFSHRIYMPRDIAVERDGERVEVDLDDLPAEEPAMDIGARTLAAYADILEDAGTAILNGPPGVFEDERFEFGTRELYGAATRAEMSIVGGGDTAAAMRKLGVEGFDHVSTGGGAALRMLSGETLAGVEALRV; via the coding sequence ATGATCCGGACCCTCGACGACCTGGACGCCGAGGGGGCCGCACTCGGCGTGCGCGTCGACATCAACAGCCCGCTGGGCAGGGACGGGCTGGCGGACGACGCACGGCTCCGGGCGCACGTCGATACGATCGACGAGTGCTGCGGACTCGGGGCGCGTGTGGCGCTGCTCGCCCACCAGGGCCGCCCCGGCGGCGACGAGTTCAGCGACCTCTCGGCGCACGCCGATCGGCTCGACGACCTGCTGGACGCGCCGGTCGGCTACTGTGATGCGACCTTCACTGCGGCGGCCCGCGATAGCGTGGCCGCACTCGAGGACGGCGAGGCGGTCCTCCTGGAGAACACCCGCTTTTACTCGGAGGAGTACATGTCCTTCGAACCCGACGTGGCCGCCGAGACGTTCCTCGTCTCGCGGCTCGCGCCCGCCCTGGACGCCTACGTCAACGACGCCTTCGCCGCCGCCCACCGGAGCCAGCCCTCTATCGTCGGCTTCCCGACGGCGCTGGACGCCTACGCCGGCCGCGTCATGGAGCGGGAACTGGACGTCCTCGGAAACATCGAGGAGAGCCCGGAACCGCGCGTGTACGTCCTCGGCGGCGCGAAGGTCGAAGACTCAATCGACGTCGCCCGGTCGGTGCTGGAGCGCGGGCTGGCGGATTCGGTGCTGACGGCGGGCATCGTCGGCAACGCCTTCCTGCTCGCCGACGGCGTCTCGCTGGGGGCGGCCTCCGCCGGCGTCGTCAACGAGCGGAGCCACAAGGCGGTCAAGGCCGCCGGCGACCTGCTGGACGACTTCAGCCACCGAATCTACATGCCCAGGGACATCGCCGTCGAGCGGGACGGCGAGCGCGTCGAGGTCGACCTCGACGACCTGCCGGCCGAGGAACCCGCCATGGACATCGGCGCCCGGACGCTGGCCGCCTACGCCGACATCCTCGAGGACGCCGGGACGGCCATCCTCAACGGCCCGCCGGGCGTCTTCGAGGACGAACGCTTCGAGTTCGGCACCCGCGAACTGTACGGGGCCGCCACCCGGGCCGAGATGAGCATCGTCGGCGGCGGCGACACGGCCGCGGCGATGCGAAAGCTCGGCGTCGAGGGATTCGACCACGTCTCGACCGGCGGCGGCGCCGCCCTCCGGATGCTTTCGGGGGAGACGCTGGCGGGCGTCGAGGCGCTCCGGGTGTGA